The Amaranthus tricolor cultivar Red isolate AtriRed21 chromosome 6, ASM2621246v1, whole genome shotgun sequence genome has a segment encoding these proteins:
- the LOC130816144 gene encoding ras-related protein RABA1f, whose amino-acid sequence MAAYRADDDYDYLFKVVLIGDSGVGKSNLLSRFTRNEFSLESKSTIGVEFATRSIRVDDKIVKAQIWDTAGQERYRAITSAYYRGAVGALVVYDITRHVTFENVQRWLKELRDHTDSNIVIMLVGNKADLRHLRAVSVEDAKGFAERENTFFMETSALESLNVESAFTEVLSQIYHVVSRKALDIGDDPAALPKGQTINIGSKDDVSAVKKSGCCSN is encoded by the exons atggcaGCATATAGAGctgatgatgattatgattatcTGTTTAAGGTAGTGTTGATTGGAGATTCGGGTGTTGGAAAATCCAATCTTCTTTCTCGTTTTACAAGAAATGAATTCAGTCTTGAATCAAAATCAACCATTGGTGTTGAATTCGCAACTCGTAGCATTCGTGTTGATGATAAGATTGTTAAGGCTCAAATTTGGGACACTGCTGGTCaagaaag GTATCGTGCTATCACGAGTGCCTATTATCGAGGAGCTGTTGGTGCATTGGTTGTGTACGATATTACTCGCCATGTCACGTTCGAAAACGTGCAGCGATGGCTGAAGGAACTTCGTGATCATACTGATTCTAACATTGTCATTATGCTTGTTGGAAACAAGGCTGATTTGCGTCACTTGCGTGCTGTATCGGTCGAAGATGCTAAAGGTTTTGCTGAAAGGGAGAACACTTTTTTCATGGAAACATCTGCTCTTGAATCATTGAATGTTGAGAGTGCTTTCACTGAAGTTCTATCTCAAATTTATCATGTTGTGAGCAGGAAAGCACTTGACATTGGGGATGATCCAGCAGCATTGCCTAAGGGACAAACTATTAACATTGGCTCTAAGGATGATGTTTCTGCAGTCAAGAAATCGGGATGTTGTTCTAATTAA
- the LOC130816146 gene encoding tryptophan decarboxylase TDC2-like, translating into MGSLGGLEFTNSSSPHEFKPLDHEEFRKQAHKMVDYIADYYKNIEKYPVLSQVKPGYLVSSLPQTAPCNPESFEAIVEDVSKYILPGMTHWLNPNFFAFFPATVSSAGFVGDMLCNAFNSVGFNWLASPAATELEMVVMDWLASMLKLPKSFMFSGTGGGVIHGTTSEAVICTLVAARERAMQSMKHDYDPSKLIVYGSDQTHSTFAKACKLIGIPLSNVRLIPTSLHSNFSLPPSLLQKSIQADVAAGFVPLYLCVTVGTTSTAAVDPLEDLVNIADDYGIWVHVDAAYAGNACICPEFRHYLDGVEGVDSLSMAPHKWLLTYLDCCCLWVKNRTLLTKALNTNPEYLKNKLSDSNSVVDYKDWQIGTGRRFKSLRLWFVLRTYGITNLQTHIRSDVFMARIFNNLVRSDARFEIVAPVNFSLVCFRFNPNKLPVVESDKIESMNRELLERINSTGRVYMTHTIAGGVYMLRFAVGTTLTQEHHVVAAWDLIKNQAEAIISNNLN; encoded by the exons ATGGGAAGCCTTGGCGGCCTTGAATTTACAAACTCATCATCTCCTCACGAATTCAAACCTTTAGATCATGAAGAATTTCGCAAACAAGCTCATAAAATGGTAGATTACATAGCAGATTACTATAAAAACATAGAAAAATACCCGGTTTTAAGCCAAGTCAAACCCGGTTATTTAGTATCTTCCCTACCCCAAACGGCACCGTGTAATCCAGAGTCATTTGAGGCAATAGTAGAAGATGTAAGTAAGTACATATTACCAGGAATGACTCATTGgcttaaccctaatttcttcGCATTCTTTCCGGCAACTGTTAGTTCTGCCGGTTTTGTTGGAGACATGCTTTGTAATGCTTTTAATAGTGTTGGGTTCAATTGGCTTGCTTCACCAGCTGCTACGGAGTTAGAGATGGTTGTCATGGATTGGCTTGCTTCCATGCTCAAACTGCCCAAGTCATTCATGTTTTCAG GGACAGGAGGAGGGGTGATACATGGAACAACAAGTGAGGCAGTAATATGCACACTTGTTGCGGCAAGAGAAAGAGCAATGCAAAGCATGAAACATGATTATGATCCTTCAAAATTAATTGTTTACGGTTCAGATCAAACACATTCAACCTTTGCTAAGGCCTGCAAGTTGATCGGCATCCCACTCTCCAATGTCCGATTAATTCCTACTTCGCTTCACTCTAACTTTTCTTTGCCACCTTCTCTTCTACAGAAATCTATTCAAGCTGATGTAGCAGCTGGTTTTGTCCCACTTTACTTATGTGTCACTGTGGGTACCACTTCTACTGCTGCTGTGGACCCCTTGGAAGATCTTGTAAATATTGCTG ATGATTATGGCATTTGGGTTCATGTGGATGCTGCTTATGCTGGAAATGCTTGTATATGCCCAGAATTTAGACATTATTTAGACGGTGTTGAAGGAGTGGATTCACTAAGTATGGCACCACACAAGTGGCTACTAACTTACTTGGATTGTTGTTGCTTGTGGGTTAAGAATCGGACTTTGCTTACTAAAGCACTCAACACTAATCCCGAGTATCTGAAGAACAAACTTAGTGACTCAAACTCAGTGGTGGATTATAAAGATTGGCAAATCGGTACAGGTCGAAGATTCAAGTCCCTTCGTTTATGGTTTGTGCTCCGTACCTACGGAATCACAAATCTTCAAACTCATATTAGGTCCGACGTTTTCATGGCTCGAATTTTCAACAATTTGGTCCGATCTGATGCCCGATTTGAGATAGTGGCACCCGTCAATTTCTCCCTGGTGTGTTTTCGATTCAACCCAAATAAGTTACCGGTGGTAGAATCGGATAAAATAGAGAGTATGAACAGGGAGTTATTGGAGCGGATCAATTCAACAGGGAGAGTATACATGACACACACAATTGCTGGTGGGGTTTATATGTTGAGATTTGCTGTGGGAACTACACTCACTCAGGAACACCATGTGGTTGCAGCTTGGGACCTTATTAAGAATCAAGCAGAAGCTATTATATCAAACAATTTGAACTAA